From Oscillospiraceae bacterium CM, a single genomic window includes:
- a CDS encoding stage II sporulation protein M — protein MNKRFFVLSLRADRTQSTGLVFCAVLFICGAIAGTVSAGLIHDGTTLRHYLESYLSSFSGASASKPALFSAVVTNFKYQLLTVFFGLSVFGVVLIPLLSAARGFFLCFSVSAIVRLFGGRGVLLSLSIFGMNTLLTLPCFFIIALTAYSASLSLLKRALPGSLKPAAELVDRRMLLSCGLCFIVLFFTAVVDTYLTAHLIALTASHITS, from the coding sequence TTGAACAAAAGATTCTTTGTTTTGTCGCTTCGGGCGGACAGAACACAAAGCACCGGCCTTGTCTTTTGTGCCGTCCTGTTTATCTGCGGCGCGATTGCCGGTACCGTTTCAGCCGGTCTTATTCACGACGGGACAACGCTCCGTCATTATCTGGAGAGCTATCTATCCTCGTTTTCAGGCGCATCGGCATCAAAGCCAGCGCTTTTTTCAGCTGTTGTGACGAATTTTAAATACCAGCTGCTGACCGTTTTCTTCGGTTTATCGGTATTCGGCGTTGTCTTGATCCCGCTTCTGTCGGCAGCACGCGGCTTTTTTCTCTGCTTCTCAGTCTCCGCCATTGTCCGCCTGTTCGGCGGCCGAGGCGTTTTGCTATCACTGTCGATTTTCGGCATGAACACGCTTTTGACGCTCCCGTGTTTCTTTATCATCGCACTCACCGCCTATTCAGCCTCCCTGTCGCTGCTCAAGCGGGCTCTTCCGGGTTCTTTAAAGCCGGCCGCTGAGCTTGTGGACAGGCGCATGCTGCTCTCCTGTGGTCTGTGCTTTATAGTATTATTTTTCACAGCGGTGGTCGACACATATTTGACGGCGCACCTGATTGCGCTTACCGCTTCGCATATTACTTCATGA
- a CDS encoding sigma-70 family RNA polymerase sigma factor, which yields MDQKTFDTSDYVVRAIDKYADMIRRVTFLHLKNRDDVEDIFQEVFLQLLRCNKIFDSEAHEKAWLLRVAINKCKDLHKSFFRKNVLYLEDFDLTTEDETDHEVLRAVLSLPKKYKDVIYLFYYEGYTVSEISGLLDRNENTIYSQLHRAKTLLKIKLED from the coding sequence ATGGATCAAAAAACTTTCGATACAAGCGATTATGTCGTCCGGGCGATTGATAAATATGCCGACATGATTCGTCGTGTGACGTTTCTCCATCTGAAAAACCGCGACGACGTTGAGGATATTTTTCAGGAAGTGTTTTTGCAGCTTTTGCGCTGTAACAAAATATTTGACAGTGAAGCCCATGAAAAGGCATGGCTTCTTCGTGTTGCCATAAACAAATGCAAAGATTTACATAAGAGTTTCTTTCGAAAAAATGTTCTATATCTTGAAGATTTTGATTTAACAACAGAGGATGAAACGGATCATGAGGTTTTACGAGCAGTACTCTCGCTTCCAAAGAAGTACAAGGATGTTATATATCTCTTTTATTATGAGGGCTATACGGTTTCTGAAATTTCAGGTTTATTAGACAGAAACGAAAATACGATTTATTCGCAGCTTCACCGGGCAAAGACGCTGCTTAAAATAAAATTGGAGGATTAG
- a CDS encoding TIGR04086 family membrane protein, which translates to MRKNDNQMSPARQLAVSVVLGAVVGIAAILILFAGLAALIVSGTVPENLMVAIVCAAAFAGALIGAFVAGRRNKSRIVVVGALVGAVLFGLTLLGASLNENGSLISSRTPVYLAVFLLGGVLGGALNMKKTHHKRA; encoded by the coding sequence ATGCGTAAAAACGACAATCAAATGAGCCCGGCACGTCAGCTGGCCGTCAGTGTTGTCCTTGGCGCTGTCGTCGGCATTGCCGCCATATTGATCCTGTTTGCCGGTCTCGCCGCACTTATTGTATCTGGCACTGTGCCGGAAAACCTGATGGTTGCGATTGTTTGTGCCGCGGCATTTGCCGGGGCGCTTATCGGCGCATTTGTTGCCGGCAGGCGTAACAAAAGCCGTATTGTCGTCGTCGGTGCACTCGTCGGGGCTGTCTTATTCGGCCTCACGCTCCTGGGAGCCTCATTGAACGAAAACGGCAGCCTCATCAGCTCGCGAACGCCTGTTTATCTTGCCGTCTTTTTATTGGGCGGCGTGCTCGGCGGCGCGCTTAATATGAAAAAAACACATCACAAGCGTGCGTAA
- a CDS encoding manganese catalase family protein: MVGTIVHQLTRNMKVEDVKAAGMEGYFVDHTAGVYPQFASGTPWTAATMQVSGDTIADLTEDMAAEQKARKTYDNILRLSDDPDVNNAIRFLREREIVHFQRFGEALRLVTERQNQKNVYAVNPSFDR, encoded by the coding sequence ATGGTCGGCACTATCGTCCACCAGCTGACGCGGAACATGAAGGTGGAAGACGTTAAAGCAGCTGGGATGGAAGGCTATTTCGTCGACCACACGGCGGGCGTCTATCCGCAATTTGCCTCCGGCACACCGTGGACAGCCGCGACGATGCAGGTATCCGGCGACACCATCGCCGACCTTACAGAGGATATGGCTGCCGAGCAGAAAGCGCGCAAAACGTATGACAATATCCTAAGGCTCTCAGACGACCCGGACGTTAATAACGCCATCCGGTTTCTGCGGGAGCGCGAAATCGTCCATTTCCAACGGTTTGGCGAGGCGCTCCGCCTCGTCACCGAGCGGCAGAACCAGAAAAACGTTTACGCCGTCAACCCAAGCTTCGACAGATAA
- the asd gene encoding aspartate-semialdehyde dehydrogenase, translating to MNKYKVGVIGATGMVGQRFVSLLENHPWFELTVVAASARSAGKTYEEAVSDRWAMTTPLPESAKNLIVLCAETDVHDIANKVDFVFSAVDMKKEEIKALEEAYARAECPVVSNNSAHRWTPDVPMVVPEINPEHIEVIDSQRKRLGTKRGFIAVKSNCSLQSYVPALHPLKNEFGLKKVLVCTYQAISGAGKTFETWPEMIDNVIPYIGGEEEKSEREPMKIWGCVDGGEIKAATLPSVTAQCIRVAASDGHLAAVFMTFDKKPTIAEIRARWASFSGRPQALSLPSAPKQFLHYFEEDNRPQTKLDRMLENGMAVSVGRLREDTQYDYKFVCLSHNTLRGAAGGAVLMAELLCAEGYITAK from the coding sequence ATGAATAAGTATAAAGTCGGCGTGATCGGCGCAACGGGCATGGTTGGGCAGCGTTTTGTTTCCCTGCTGGAAAATCACCCGTGGTTTGAGTTGACGGTTGTCGCAGCCAGCGCGCGTTCCGCCGGAAAAACATATGAAGAGGCCGTCTCCGATCGTTGGGCCATGACGACGCCGCTACCGGAGAGCGCAAAAAATCTGATCGTTTTATGCGCTGAGACGGATGTTCACGACATTGCAAACAAGGTCGACTTTGTCTTTTCCGCCGTTGATATGAAAAAAGAAGAGATCAAAGCCTTAGAAGAAGCCTACGCGCGGGCTGAATGCCCCGTTGTCTCCAATAACAGCGCCCACCGCTGGACGCCAGACGTCCCGATGGTTGTGCCGGAGATTAACCCCGAGCACATTGAAGTGATTGACAGTCAGCGAAAACGGCTGGGGACAAAGCGGGGTTTTATCGCCGTCAAGTCTAACTGCTCCCTGCAAAGCTACGTCCCCGCTTTGCACCCCCTCAAGAACGAATTCGGGCTAAAGAAAGTGCTCGTGTGCACCTATCAGGCGATATCGGGCGCCGGAAAAACATTTGAGACGTGGCCCGAAATGATTGACAATGTCATTCCCTACATCGGCGGCGAGGAGGAAAAATCAGAGCGCGAGCCCATGAAAATCTGGGGCTGCGTTGACGGCGGCGAAATCAAAGCAGCCACGCTCCCGTCAGTCACGGCGCAGTGCATCCGCGTGGCCGCCTCCGACGGGCACTTGGCGGCCGTCTTTATGACTTTCGACAAAAAGCCGACCATTGCGGAAATCCGCGCCAGATGGGCGTCGTTCAGCGGCCGCCCCCAGGCGCTCTCGCTTCCCTCGGCCCCAAAGCAGTTTCTGCACTATTTTGAGGAAGACAACAGACCACAGACGAAGCTTGACAGGATGTTGGAAAACGGCATGGCCGTCTCTGTCGGCCGCCTGCGGGAAGACACGCAATACGATTATAAATTTGTATGCCTCAGCCACAACACGCTGCGCGGTGCGGCGGGCGGTGCCGTTTTAATGGCAGAGCTTCTGTGCGCCGAGGGGTACATCACAGCCAAATAA
- a CDS encoding 4-hydroxy-tetrahydrodipicolinate reductase, whose amino-acid sequence MLKMVISGCNGYMGKTVARLARAEGDIEIVAGFDVNTTKTDVFPVYADPMEFGGQADVAVDFSNPAALESLLVCCTHKKLPVVLCTTGYSEAQLDMVRDAAKKIPVFKSGNMSIGINLLMDLIRRTAPFLGTGFDVEIVERHHRRKVDAPSGTALMLADAAKSALPYDPVYIYERQSVRQPRGDREIGISSVRGGTIVGEHDVIFAGLDEVIELRHTAYSRDVFAAGAVKAAKFIAGITKPGIYDMQDLLAK is encoded by the coding sequence ATGCTAAAGATGGTCATATCGGGCTGTAACGGGTATATGGGAAAGACTGTCGCTCGTTTGGCACGGGCGGAAGGCGATATTGAGATCGTCGCCGGCTTTGACGTCAACACGACGAAAACGGACGTCTTCCCTGTCTACGCCGATCCGATGGAATTCGGCGGACAGGCAGATGTCGCCGTTGATTTTTCAAACCCGGCAGCGCTTGAGAGCCTGCTCGTCTGCTGCACGCATAAAAAACTCCCCGTCGTCCTCTGCACGACGGGCTACTCGGAAGCCCAGCTGGACATGGTGCGTGACGCCGCCAAAAAAATACCGGTCTTTAAATCCGGCAACATGTCCATCGGTATTAATCTCCTCATGGATCTCATCCGCCGCACGGCGCCGTTTCTCGGTACGGGCTTCGACGTTGAAATTGTCGAGCGCCATCACCGGCGCAAGGTTGATGCCCCGAGCGGCACGGCGCTGATGCTTGCCGACGCCGCGAAAAGCGCCCTCCCCTATGATCCCGTTTATATTTACGAACGGCAGAGTGTCCGGCAACCGCGCGGCGACCGCGAAATCGGCATCTCTTCGGTCCGCGGCGGGACGATTGTGGGTGAGCACGACGTTATATTCGCCGGGCTTGACGAGGTCATTGAGCTCAGGCATACGGCCTATTCGCGTGACGTTTTTGCCGCGGGCGCTGTCAAGGCCGCTAAATTCATCGCCGGTATCACGAAGCCGGGCATTTACGACATGCAGGACCTGCTCGCGAAATAA
- the tgt gene encoding tRNA guanosine(34) transglycosylase Tgt: MFKRHKQEGRARLGELTTAHGVVMTPVFMNVGTQAAIKGGLSSEDLENIGCQVELSNTYHLHIRPGDALIKSLGGLHPFMAWDKPILTDSGGFQIFSLSGLRKLSEEGVAFQSHVDGRKIFMSPEDCMRIQSNLGSDIAMAFDECVAIPAAYDYVKASCARTSRWLVRCRDELKRLSESSHVINRGQLLFGINQGAVFPDLRIAHMQEIAALDLPGYAIGGLAVGESVSEMYETIETVEPFMPADKPRYLMGVGTPVNIIEAVARGIDFFDCVMPARNGRHGHLFTWSGIINIHNEKYKADDGPIDGDCACPVCRRYSRAYLRHLFKSGEMLALRLSVLHNLYFYNTLTARIRDALKTDTFDAFRAKYAEILDKRL; encoded by the coding sequence ATGTTTAAACGCCATAAACAAGAAGGCCGCGCGCGGCTTGGAGAACTCACAACGGCGCACGGCGTTGTGATGACGCCTGTTTTCATGAACGTCGGCACGCAGGCGGCCATCAAGGGCGGTCTCTCGTCGGAAGATTTGGAAAACATCGGCTGTCAGGTCGAATTGTCGAACACATACCACCTCCATATTCGCCCCGGTGACGCGCTCATTAAAAGTCTCGGCGGTTTGCATCCTTTTATGGCTTGGGACAAGCCGATCCTCACCGACAGCGGCGGCTTTCAGATTTTTTCACTTTCCGGGCTCCGAAAACTCTCTGAGGAAGGCGTCGCGTTCCAGTCACATGTCGACGGGCGCAAAATCTTCATGTCGCCGGAAGACTGCATGCGCATTCAAAGCAATCTCGGGTCAGACATCGCCATGGCGTTTGACGAGTGCGTTGCCATACCGGCTGCCTACGACTATGTGAAGGCCTCCTGCGCCCGAACGTCCCGCTGGCTCGTCCGCTGCCGCGACGAGCTCAAAAGGCTTTCAGAAAGTTCTCATGTTATCAACCGCGGGCAGCTGCTCTTCGGTATTAATCAAGGCGCCGTTTTCCCCGACCTGCGCATTGCCCATATGCAGGAGATTGCCGCCCTCGACTTGCCGGGGTATGCCATCGGCGGCCTTGCCGTCGGTGAAAGCGTCAGCGAGATGTATGAAACGATTGAGACGGTGGAGCCTTTTATGCCGGCCGATAAGCCGCGCTACCTGATGGGCGTTGGCACCCCCGTCAATATTATTGAGGCCGTCGCCCGCGGCATCGACTTTTTTGACTGCGTAATGCCGGCGCGAAACGGCCGCCACGGCCACCTGTTCACATGGTCCGGCATTATCAATATCCATAACGAAAAGTATAAGGCGGATGATGGCCCCATTGACGGCGACTGCGCGTGTCCTGTCTGCCGCCGCTATTCGCGTGCGTATCTGCGCCATCTCTTTAAGTCGGGCGAAATGCTGGCGCTCCGGCTCTCTGTTCTCCATAACCTTTATTTCTACAACACGTTAACCGCCCGCATCCGGGACGCTCTGAAGACGGATACATTTGACGCTTTTCGGGCAAAATATGCTGAAATCCTTGACAAACGCCTTTAA
- a CDS encoding SpoIID/LytB domain-containing protein: protein MKVGLYYGSSALSSANLQNVTGAGSGYQFGTLDGSRQFVPLGVSTAETKLTVLRDRNMVYDSAVNCYTPGSAGTIVVGCYHVQLNTSYATFASAQAAAAAYVKSFVKYSCGSFYVCIGEFISQDEAASYITANSIQNAAVTSGTSNTVTVVKTGTDTILFEFENGTTSYLVIFPLSSGGAKCQTWFKGYKYYGGFQYSRPSGGDLTVINCVNIEDYTKGVIPYEMSNTWPVEALKAQAVCARTYVLANIGKHSGFDVCTTEDCQVYRGVSLSNATTDAAVDQTAGKYLTYNGQLCVAFYSSCDGGATENSENVWASAVPYLRGVADPYEKNITSIASGYYWTVTYTSSSITQRLRSKGYNCSTIVSMAVTQTTAVGNVYKVTLTDDTGKTFTFTKGESVRSALGVSSIHFTITTSGSDDLYVNGSGSVLTGEQETYYAVGGSGVPALLGQGQLYAVDGSGSTVPVGGESTDKTFVISGAGKGHNVGMSQWGAYSMAKYYGKTYDQILTFYFTGVTVG, encoded by the coding sequence GTGAAAGTCGGTTTATACTACGGTTCAAGCGCCCTGTCTTCGGCCAATCTCCAGAATGTGACGGGGGCCGGCAGCGGCTATCAGTTCGGCACGCTCGACGGCAGTCGCCAGTTTGTACCGCTTGGCGTATCGACGGCAGAAACAAAACTGACTGTTTTGCGTGACCGGAACATGGTCTATGACAGCGCGGTCAATTGTTATACGCCCGGCTCCGCCGGTACCATTGTTGTCGGCTGCTACCACGTCCAGCTCAATACATCGTATGCGACATTTGCCAGTGCGCAAGCGGCGGCAGCCGCGTATGTGAAAAGCTTCGTAAAGTATTCATGCGGCAGCTTTTACGTCTGTATCGGCGAATTCATTTCCCAGGATGAAGCCGCTTCATACATAACAGCCAACAGTATTCAAAATGCCGCCGTCACATCCGGTACATCGAATACCGTCACCGTCGTTAAAACAGGGACGGATACAATCCTCTTTGAGTTTGAAAACGGCACAACGTCTTATCTCGTTATTTTTCCGCTGTCTAGCGGCGGCGCCAAATGCCAGACGTGGTTTAAAGGTTATAAGTATTATGGCGGCTTTCAGTACTCCCGGCCATCCGGCGGTGATTTGACCGTTATTAACTGCGTCAATATTGAAGATTACACAAAGGGCGTTATCCCATATGAAATGTCGAACACGTGGCCGGTTGAGGCCTTAAAGGCGCAGGCCGTCTGCGCGCGGACATATGTACTGGCCAACATCGGCAAGCACTCGGGCTTCGATGTCTGCACGACGGAGGATTGCCAGGTTTACCGCGGCGTCAGTTTATCCAACGCCACGACGGACGCGGCCGTTGACCAGACGGCCGGGAAGTACCTGACGTATAACGGCCAGCTGTGCGTCGCTTTTTACTCCTCCTGTGACGGCGGCGCGACGGAAAACAGCGAAAATGTGTGGGCCTCAGCCGTGCCGTACCTACGCGGCGTCGCCGACCCGTATGAAAAGAACATCACGTCTATTGCCTCCGGCTATTACTGGACGGTGACGTATACCTCCAGCAGCATCACGCAGCGCCTGCGCAGCAAGGGGTATAACTGCTCGACAATCGTCAGCATGGCTGTGACGCAGACGACGGCCGTCGGCAATGTTTACAAGGTCACGCTGACAGACGATACCGGCAAGACCTTTACGTTTACTAAAGGGGAGAGCGTCCGCTCGGCCCTCGGCGTCAGCTCTATTCATTTTACGATCACGACAAGCGGCTCGGACGACTTGTACGTCAACGGCTCCGGCAGCGTGCTCACGGGCGAGCAGGAGACGTACTATGCCGTCGGCGGCAGCGGCGTTCCGGCGCTATTGGGGCAGGGCCAGCTGTATGCTGTGGACGGCTCTGGTAGCACCGTTCCTGTCGGCGGCGAGTCGACGGACAAGACGTTTGTTATTTCCGGCGCGGGAAAAGGCCATAATGTCGGCATGAGCCAGTGGGGCGCTTATTCCATGGCCAAGTACTACGGCAAGACATATGACCAGATTTTAACGTTTTATTTTACCGGGGTTACCGTTGGATGA
- the xerD gene encoding site-specific tyrosine recombinase XerD, producing MLESVSLSDFQIYLTDEKQASKNTISSYMRDINQFLMYLETKGYTSLSGVDKGDVERYIDWLTKNGKSTATISRSVASLKCFFNFLTAAGRLSGNPIYNIETVKTVKKLPQILTSREVELLLEQPECTDMKGYRDKAMLELLYATGIRVSELISLNEDDINLSTGLIVCRNNEKERMIPLYPAAIKALADYITLVRHQMLALPTEVALFVNMSGERMSRQGFWKIIKHYQEKARIEKEITPHTLRHSFAAHLLENGADIRSLQEMLGHADISSTQVYTQLVKKQLKDVYNKSHPRA from the coding sequence GTGCTTGAATCTGTTTCCTTAAGCGATTTTCAAATATATCTGACGGATGAGAAGCAGGCGTCTAAGAATACGATTTCATCCTATATGCGGGATATCAATCAATTTCTCATGTATCTCGAAACAAAAGGTTATACCTCTTTATCGGGTGTCGACAAGGGGGATGTGGAGCGGTATATTGACTGGCTGACGAAAAACGGCAAGTCGACGGCGACAATATCGCGCTCGGTCGCGTCACTTAAGTGTTTTTTCAATTTTCTGACGGCGGCTGGACGTCTGTCCGGCAACCCGATCTATAATATCGAAACTGTCAAAACGGTTAAAAAGCTCCCGCAGATCTTGACGAGCAGGGAAGTAGAGCTTTTATTAGAGCAGCCGGAATGCACCGATATGAAGGGCTACCGCGACAAAGCGATGCTGGAGCTTCTTTATGCAACAGGTATTCGCGTCAGTGAACTCATATCGCTCAATGAAGATGATATCAATCTCTCAACCGGTCTTATCGTTTGCCGCAACAACGAAAAAGAGCGGATGATCCCGCTTTATCCGGCGGCGATCAAGGCGCTTGCCGATTACATCACGCTCGTACGCCATCAGATGCTCGCGCTGCCGACGGAAGTGGCCCTCTTTGTCAACATGAGCGGCGAGCGCATGTCGCGTCAGGGCTTTTGGAAGATCATTAAGCACTACCAGGAGAAAGCCCGGATCGAAAAAGAAATCACGCCGCACACGCTGCGCCACTCCTTTGCCGCGCATTTGCTGGAAAACGGTGCGGATATCCGCTCATTACAGGAAATGCTGGGCCATGCCGACATCTCGTCGACTCAGGTGTATACGCAGCTTGTCAAAAAGCAACTCAAGGATGTCTACAACAAGTCGCACCCTCGTGCATAA
- a CDS encoding 4-hydroxy-tetrahydrodipicolinate synthase: protein MKTPVFTGSSVAIITPFRDGKIDFQKLGALIDFQIAGGTSAITICGTTGESSTQSIDEHIEAVDFCVRHVNGRVKVIAGAGSNDTMAALQLSLEAEKSKADALLLVTPYYNKATQRGLVKHYTFIADRVSTPIILYNVPSRTGVTFTADTYKELSRHPNINGIKEASGSFSLLTTTLAACGDDMNIWSGNDNEVVPMMVLGAKGVISVAANIIPGVMAEMTKSCLDGDFRRGASLQLEYLELIDRLFIEVNPIPIKAAMNLMGMDVGIPRLPLCEMEPQNLEKLSASLRRHGLIQ from the coding sequence ATGAAGACACCTGTATTTACCGGCTCGTCCGTTGCCATTATAACGCCGTTTCGAGACGGCAAGATTGATTTTCAAAAGCTCGGTGCGCTCATTGATTTTCAGATAGCGGGCGGCACAAGCGCCATCACCATCTGCGGCACAACCGGCGAGAGCTCCACGCAGAGCATTGACGAGCACATTGAGGCGGTTGACTTCTGTGTCCGTCACGTCAATGGGCGCGTGAAGGTCATCGCCGGTGCCGGCAGCAATGACACGATGGCGGCGCTCCAGCTGTCCCTCGAAGCCGAGAAGTCAAAGGCTGACGCGCTGCTGCTCGTGACGCCCTACTACAACAAGGCCACGCAGCGCGGGCTTGTCAAGCACTACACATTTATTGCCGACCGCGTCTCAACGCCGATTATTCTCTACAATGTTCCCAGCCGCACCGGCGTGACGTTCACGGCCGACACGTATAAGGAGCTCTCCCGCCATCCGAATATCAACGGCATCAAGGAGGCCTCCGGCAGCTTCTCACTCCTCACGACAACGCTTGCCGCCTGCGGTGACGACATGAACATCTGGAGCGGTAACGATAACGAGGTTGTCCCGATGATGGTGCTCGGCGCGAAGGGCGTTATTTCCGTTGCCGCCAACATTATCCCCGGCGTGATGGCGGAGATGACAAAATCCTGCCTCGACGGCGATTTCAGGCGCGGCGCTTCCTTGCAGCTAGAGTACTTAGAGCTCATTGACCGCCTTTTCATTGAGGTAAACCCCATCCCCATCAAGGCGGCCATGAATCTGATGGGTATGGATGTTGGTATACCGCGGCTGCCGCTGTGCGAGATGGAACCGCAGAATCTCGAAAAGCTCAGCGCGTCACTACGCCGCCATGGTCTCATTCAATAA
- the queA gene encoding tRNA preQ1(34) S-adenosylmethionine ribosyltransferase-isomerase QueA: MKKSDFYFDLPPELIAQTPAAERDSSRLLTLDKVSGDLAHRHFYDLPLLLKEGDCLVINDSRVIPARLYGRREHGGAVEVVLLRDRGGGVWECMTRPGRKTRAGTALSFGNGDLTAVVTGEIDGGNRLLTFQYDGIFMEVLERLGKMPLPPYIHEELTDTERYQTVYSRVLGSAAAPTAGLHFTPALLESVKARGVTICAVTLHVGLGTFRPVKSEEIEDHVMHAEYCEISQETADIVNKTRRSGARVIAVGTTSCRTLESRAEEDGTLAPFSGFTNAFIYPGYCFKCVDALITNFHLPESTLLMLVSALAGREHVLNAYETAIQARYRFFSFGDAMFIS; the protein is encoded by the coding sequence ATGAAGAAAAGCGACTTCTATTTTGACCTCCCGCCGGAGCTGATCGCGCAAACACCAGCTGCCGAGCGCGATTCCTCCCGGCTTTTAACGCTTGACAAGGTTTCGGGCGATCTCGCACACCGCCATTTTTATGACCTGCCATTGCTTTTAAAAGAAGGGGACTGCCTCGTTATAAATGATTCCCGCGTTATCCCGGCACGCCTATATGGCAGGCGGGAACACGGCGGCGCCGTTGAAGTCGTTCTGCTGCGTGACAGGGGTGGCGGTGTCTGGGAATGCATGACGCGCCCGGGCCGAAAAACGCGTGCGGGGACGGCGCTTTCTTTTGGCAATGGTGATTTAACAGCCGTTGTAACGGGTGAAATTGACGGCGGCAACCGCCTATTGACATTTCAATACGACGGTATTTTTATGGAAGTACTTGAGCGCCTTGGCAAAATGCCCCTGCCGCCCTATATCCATGAAGAACTCACCGACACCGAGCGTTACCAGACCGTCTATTCCCGTGTTTTGGGATCGGCAGCCGCGCCGACGGCCGGGCTTCACTTCACGCCGGCACTTTTGGAATCTGTCAAAGCGCGCGGTGTTACAATTTGCGCCGTGACGCTTCACGTCGGTCTCGGCACGTTTCGTCCCGTTAAATCGGAAGAGATTGAAGACCACGTGATGCACGCGGAATATTGCGAAATATCGCAGGAGACGGCCGACATCGTGAACAAAACGCGGCGGAGCGGCGCGCGCGTTATTGCCGTTGGCACAACGTCCTGCCGGACGCTGGAGTCCCGCGCCGAGGAAGACGGAACGCTCGCGCCATTTTCAGGCTTTACAAACGCCTTTATTTATCCGGGCTACTGCTTTAAGTGCGTTGACGCACTCATCACAAATTTTCATCTGCCGGAGAGTACGCTTTTGATGCTTGTCTCGGCTCTCGCCGGGCGTGAGCATGTATTAAACGCCTATGAGACGGCCATTCAAGCGCGCTACCGCTTCTTCTCGTTTGGCGACGCGATGTTCATCAGCTGA
- the yajC gene encoding preprotein translocase subunit YajC codes for MEFFASQYGSIAMIVVLVVVFYFFMIRPENKKKKKLKEMRDTLSVGDVITTIGGFIGKVVSVTNDTVTFETSEDRVRVQVAKWAISTVGKATEEPPK; via the coding sequence ATGGAATTTTTTGCTTCACAGTATGGCTCGATCGCAATGATCGTTGTCCTTGTTGTCGTTTTTTATTTCTTCATGATTCGCCCAGAAAACAAGAAGAAGAAAAAGCTCAAGGAAATGCGCGATACACTTTCCGTCGGTGATGTCATCACGACAATCGGCGGTTTTATCGGCAAGGTTGTCTCCGTCACAAATGACACCGTCACGTTTGAAACGAGCGAGGACAGGGTTCGCGTTCAGGTTGCCAAATGGGCCATTTCAACGGTCGGAAAAGCCACGGAAGAACCACCGAAATAA
- a CDS encoding DUF4364 family protein, whose protein sequence is MDERLGFIRDKLDIKILILFILRRLPEPVTMETLSDLTLCDEGISYFDFAECVTELVETAHLQTDGHTYTLTEKGVQNGEITENSLPFSVRVKAEHSAADMRFRLNRKSMISTSHAIRRKGGYSVRLSLSDGVSDLVSMELYASTEQQARTLEKGFAQNAESVYNRLIQMLLEPSNDPVQK, encoded by the coding sequence ATGGACGAGCGGCTCGGGTTTATACGGGACAAGCTGGATATCAAAATTCTGATTTTGTTTATTTTGCGGCGGCTCCCCGAACCGGTCACTATGGAAACGCTCAGCGACCTCACGCTGTGTGACGAGGGCATCAGCTATTTTGATTTTGCCGAATGCGTCACAGAGCTTGTTGAAACGGCACACCTACAGACGGACGGGCATACGTACACCCTGACGGAAAAGGGCGTTCAAAACGGTGAAATCACGGAGAATAGCCTGCCGTTCTCAGTTCGCGTCAAGGCAGAGCACAGCGCTGCCGACATGCGCTTTCGGCTCAATAGAAAATCGATGATTTCAACGAGCCATGCTATACGGCGCAAAGGCGGCTATTCCGTGCGACTGTCACTGTCAGACGGTGTGAGTGACCTTGTGTCGATGGAGCTGTATGCTTCAACCGAACAGCAGGCGCGCACGCTTGAAAAAGGCTTTGCGCAGAATGCCGAGTCCGTCTATAACCGCCTGATTCAAATGCTTTTGGAGCCGTCAAATGACCCCGTACAAAAATAA